In Desulforhopalus sp., a single window of DNA contains:
- a CDS encoding radical SAM protein: MKTPDTNDFRKHPCFNADAKGKFGRVHLPVAPKCNIKCNFCDRKYDCVNESRPGVTSTLLTPAQSEVYMEKVLAKEPRISVAGIAGPGDPFANAPETLATMRALRKNHPQILLCVSSNGMAIGPHIEALAELAVSHVTITVCAVDPEIGAKIYAWVTDGNIVHRGLRGATLLLSRQLAAIKKLKAHGITVKVNCIVIPGINDHHVEAVAKTMKELGVDLLNCMAMFPNVNTPFAHIPQPGKEMIENIRAKAEEYLPQMRHCTRCRADAVGLLDNDRTDEFRSCLTACSSLAPLPPEKRPYVAVATEEGILVNKHLGEARSLEIWEETPEGCRKVEERHTPAIGGGIKRWHQLAKILGDCRAVLVSGVGQTPFDILSKSGVKPIEASGFIEEDVHNVYTDNISVIRKRRNPCAGGTCSGGGGGCG, encoded by the coding sequence ATGAAAACTCCCGACACCAACGATTTTCGCAAACACCCCTGTTTTAACGCCGACGCTAAAGGTAAATTCGGGCGGGTGCACCTGCCGGTCGCCCCGAAGTGCAACATCAAATGCAATTTTTGCGACCGCAAATACGACTGCGTCAACGAATCGCGGCCGGGAGTCACCAGCACCCTGCTGACCCCCGCCCAGTCAGAGGTGTACATGGAGAAGGTTCTTGCCAAGGAACCACGGATCAGCGTCGCAGGCATTGCCGGGCCGGGCGACCCCTTTGCCAATGCCCCGGAAACACTGGCCACCATGCGGGCTCTCAGGAAAAACCATCCACAAATCCTCCTCTGCGTCTCTTCGAACGGCATGGCCATCGGCCCCCATATCGAGGCCCTGGCGGAACTGGCAGTCTCCCATGTCACCATCACCGTCTGCGCCGTTGATCCGGAAATTGGCGCCAAAATCTACGCCTGGGTAACTGACGGCAACATTGTCCACCGGGGCCTGCGAGGGGCCACCCTCCTCCTTTCCCGGCAACTGGCAGCGATCAAAAAGCTCAAGGCCCACGGCATCACCGTCAAGGTCAACTGCATTGTCATCCCCGGCATCAACGACCATCATGTGGAAGCGGTGGCGAAGACCATGAAGGAGCTAGGCGTCGATCTCCTTAACTGCATGGCCATGTTCCCCAATGTCAACACCCCCTTCGCCCACATCCCCCAACCGGGCAAGGAGATGATTGAGAATATTCGGGCAAAGGCGGAGGAATACCTGCCGCAGATGCGCCATTGTACCCGGTGCCGTGCCGATGCTGTCGGACTGCTGGATAACGATCGGACCGACGAATTCCGCAGCTGCCTGACCGCATGTTCAAGCCTTGCGCCATTGCCGCCGGAGAAGCGGCCCTATGTGGCAGTGGCCACCGAAGAGGGCATCTTGGTCAACAAGCATCTTGGCGAGGCACGCAGCCTGGAAATCTGGGAGGAAACTCCGGAGGGTTGCCGCAAAGTCGAGGAACGGCATACCCCGGCCATCGGTGGCGGAATCAAGCGCTGGCACCAGCTGGCGAAAATTCTTGGCGATTGCCGGGCGGTACTGGTCAGCGGCGTCGGTCAGACACCCTTTGACATCCTGTCAAAATCGGGAGTGAAGCCGATAGAGGCCTCGGGGTTTATTGAAGAGGACGTGCACAACGTTTACACCGATAATATCTCGGTCATCAGAAAACGTCGTAACCCCTGTGCAGGCGGGACGTGTTCAGGTGGAGGTGGCGGCTGCGGCTGA
- a CDS encoding universal stress protein → MAQKKRILLAIDGSEHSRAVVETAIAYAKLLDSGIILVHCHEKFPVNLGEPYRDSQIAGIIRASEKLIAPFLQRLKSENIDVEDRLMEEPAGKMIPEIAEIEKCELIVMGSRGMSNLANLIVGSVATRVLQTAPCPVLVVR, encoded by the coding sequence ATGGCGCAAAAAAAGAGAATCCTCTTGGCAATTGACGGATCGGAACATTCCCGCGCTGTAGTGGAAACAGCTATTGCATACGCAAAGCTGCTAGACTCTGGAATAATTCTTGTGCATTGCCACGAGAAGTTTCCGGTTAACCTCGGCGAGCCCTACCGGGACAGTCAGATTGCCGGCATCATCCGGGCAAGTGAAAAACTGATTGCTCCTTTTCTGCAGCGCCTGAAAAGTGAGAATATCGATGTTGAAGATCGTCTCATGGAGGAACCGGCGGGAAAAATGATACCGGAGATTGCCGAAATAGAAAAATGCGAATTGATTGTCATGGGATCGCGAGGCATGAGCAATCTGGCCAATCTCATTGTCGGCAGCGTCGCCACCAGAGTCCTGCAGACCGCTCCCTGCCCGGTTCTGGTGGTACGGTAG
- a CDS encoding HD domain-containing protein has protein sequence MDNTVNDIIILLCKGIANRKLYFAKHPKVRGYAEVFVKQLSGYFKANGKKEFFIGVVDSHFIFDGQRLFGPTVVGRQLIVFLEMLRCGGVSFTDAVTVDAVSRFMDLTDGVKQPLPSLADARELFIKEGIENITLTGHYSDQPGIGGVDGKKPWEGEETGGFLQSPTLIYQAMFDVVTRAHGDATFDRELDIDSARSVSEFMLRFTQANFADVMQYIHYPDYDSYTVGHSVRVSSIAVYMGMQLNWPEEDILALATAAILHDIGKSKVAPEILYKTSALSQEEFGLIKDHPRIGTELLLAQKDASPLDVAAAWGHHQRHDGRGYPLRPAWAASNPVIELLQIIDVFEALTAIRPYKMALAPQQAFSIMINDKGAFHPGLLSTFMAQISIYPPGTYVTLSDGNIGMVAAVGARLDRPRVRIAKTKSGTVLAKHSQYEVDLGSIAPGSLYITNLLLNYLNE, from the coding sequence ATGGATAACACTGTCAATGATATCATAATCCTGCTTTGCAAGGGTATTGCCAACAGAAAGCTCTACTTTGCCAAACATCCCAAGGTGCGGGGCTACGCCGAGGTCTTTGTCAAGCAATTGTCCGGTTATTTCAAGGCCAATGGCAAGAAGGAATTTTTTATCGGCGTCGTCGACAGCCATTTCATCTTCGATGGTCAACGGCTGTTTGGTCCTACCGTGGTCGGACGCCAGCTCATTGTCTTTCTGGAAATGCTCCGTTGCGGCGGCGTCTCCTTCACCGATGCGGTGACGGTCGACGCGGTAAGCCGGTTCATGGACCTGACCGACGGAGTGAAACAGCCACTACCAAGCCTTGCCGATGCCAGGGAACTCTTCATAAAAGAAGGCATCGAAAATATTACCCTCACCGGTCATTACAGTGATCAACCGGGGATCGGCGGCGTTGATGGCAAGAAACCCTGGGAGGGTGAGGAAACGGGCGGGTTCCTGCAATCACCAACCCTGATCTACCAGGCGATGTTTGACGTCGTCACCAGGGCCCACGGCGATGCGACCTTCGACCGGGAACTCGATATCGACAGCGCCAGGTCGGTCAGTGAGTTCATGCTGCGATTCACCCAAGCGAATTTTGCCGATGTCATGCAATACATCCACTACCCGGATTATGATAGCTATACCGTAGGTCATTCAGTCAGGGTGAGTTCTATTGCCGTTTATATGGGGATGCAGCTGAACTGGCCGGAAGAGGATATCCTGGCCCTGGCCACCGCCGCTATCCTCCATGATATCGGCAAGAGCAAGGTGGCGCCGGAGATTCTCTACAAAACCAGCGCCCTCAGCCAGGAGGAGTTCGGTCTTATCAAAGACCATCCGCGGATAGGTACCGAGCTGCTGCTGGCCCAGAAAGATGCCTCACCCCTGGATGTTGCCGCCGCATGGGGCCATCATCAACGCCACGATGGCCGGGGCTACCCACTGCGCCCGGCCTGGGCGGCCAGTAATCCGGTCATAGAGCTTCTCCAGATTATCGATGTCTTTGAGGCCCTCACCGCCATCCGCCCGTACAAAATGGCCCTTGCCCCGCAGCAGGCCTTCTCGATAATGATCAACGATAAAGGGGCCTTCCATCCTGGCCTGCTCAGCACCTTTATGGCCCAGATCAGCATCTATCCGCCCGGCACCTATGTCACACTGTCCGACGGCAATATCGGCATGGTTGCCGCTGTCGGCGCCCGTCTCGATCGGCCGCGGGTCCGTATAGCAAAAACCAAGAGCGGGACGGTGCTGGCCAAACACAGCCAATACGAGGTCGATCTGGGAAGCATCGCCCCCGGCAGCCTGTATATCACCAATCTGCTGCTCAATTACCTCAATGAGTGA
- a CDS encoding MFS transporter, with product MSVNIKILGALTLLHFTGDFYSAFISPLFPVFVDTLGLSLTEIGVIAGTMRFLAFIIQPTVGYLADRSPTRSFIFVGVVLPVFFIPLSGLAPNFWLLLLCVALGSIGSSMFHPSVTGMVPLYAGTKASFSMSIFNTGGTLAFGLGPLFITWYVASFGLTAMPLTMIAGLLVIGYLLRVIPKPQSEGLTRTGFFGALQESLGSAWKVIAIIWLVMFLRAIVGQAFLTFMPVLYVQEGFSVVQSGAIYSLFTVAGTVSGLLSGHISDRIGFKPVFIFTFLIMAPALWLLLQLRGNWVYCGAALAGAVVFASLPLGVTMAQTLAPKGRSMVASLMMGFAYGLGGVITPVIGKLADTYTIRPVLTVIACLPLFIVLIIIAFFPKIRSHG from the coding sequence ATGTCAGTCAATATAAAGATACTGGGCGCTCTAACACTCCTCCATTTTACCGGTGACTTTTATTCGGCCTTTATTAGCCCACTTTTCCCAGTTTTTGTTGATACGCTGGGCCTGTCGCTTACCGAGATAGGGGTAATTGCCGGAACGATGCGCTTTCTCGCCTTTATTATCCAGCCGACCGTCGGCTATCTGGCGGACCGCAGTCCGACGCGCTCCTTTATTTTTGTCGGTGTGGTACTCCCGGTTTTTTTTATTCCGTTGTCAGGTCTTGCTCCCAATTTTTGGTTGCTGCTGCTTTGTGTTGCCCTTGGCTCCATCGGCTCGTCAATGTTCCATCCTTCGGTTACCGGCATGGTTCCGCTGTACGCCGGGACGAAGGCGAGTTTTTCCATGTCCATTTTCAATACCGGCGGAACGCTGGCCTTCGGTCTTGGCCCGCTTTTTATTACCTGGTACGTCGCCTCCTTCGGGTTGACGGCGATGCCCCTTACCATGATTGCCGGCCTGCTGGTCATCGGCTATCTGCTGAGGGTGATTCCCAAGCCGCAAAGCGAGGGACTGACCCGCACCGGCTTTTTCGGGGCACTTCAGGAAAGTTTGGGCAGTGCCTGGAAGGTGATTGCCATCATCTGGCTGGTGATGTTTTTAAGGGCAATAGTCGGACAGGCCTTTCTCACCTTTATGCCGGTCCTCTATGTCCAGGAGGGCTTCAGCGTCGTTCAGTCGGGGGCTATATATTCACTCTTTACGGTGGCGGGAACGGTCAGCGGTCTGCTCTCCGGCCATATCTCCGATCGCATTGGTTTTAAACCGGTCTTTATTTTTACCTTCCTGATCATGGCCCCGGCGCTTTGGCTGCTGTTGCAGTTACGCGGCAATTGGGTCTACTGCGGCGCAGCCCTTGCCGGCGCCGTCGTTTTCGCGTCACTGCCCCTTGGTGTCACCATGGCCCAGACCCTTGCTCCGAAGGGACGCTCGATGGTGGCCAGTCTGATGATGGGCTTTGCCTATGGTCTTGGCGGGGTCATTACCCCGGTTATCGGGAAGCTGGCGGACACCTACACCATTCGGCCGGTGTTGACGGTTATCGCCTGCCTCCCCTTGTTTATCGTGCTGATTATTATCGCCTTCTTTCCTAAAATTCGGAGTCATGGCTAA
- the nifE gene encoding nitrogenase iron-molybdenum cofactor biosynthesis protein NifE, with the protein MSTLPLLNERSSQIHRKGTAPFELECNKDSLAGAVSQRACVFCGSRVVLYPIADALHLVHGPIGCAVYTWDIRGALSSGPELHRLSFSTDLQELDVVFGGEKKLEKALNELIPLHKPKAAFVYSTCIVGLIGDDLEAVCKKVGAVHGIPVLPVQSNGLKGNKRAGYEAACDAMARLVGTGDITGISKHSINILGDFNLAGEIWLIREYFERMGIEVVANITGDGRVDDIRRCHGAALNVVQCSGATMDLANRMQKRYGIPSVRVSYFGVEDMAEALYTVGRHFGDQEMLEKARQIVKKELVTLLPELAKYKKALSGKKAAIYVGGAFKAFSLVKAFRLIGMDVVMVGSQTGTKEDYLELEQITDPGTIIVDDSNPLELSAFLREKDVDLFVGGVKERPIAYKLGVAFCDHNHERKEMLAGFQGMLNFAREVYGSVMSPVWKFVPRRLPLQDQDGTEVASEQ; encoded by the coding sequence ATGAGCACCCTGCCCCTCCTCAATGAGAGATCCAGCCAGATCCACAGAAAGGGCACCGCCCCGTTTGAACTGGAGTGCAATAAGGACAGCCTTGCCGGTGCGGTCAGCCAGCGCGCCTGCGTCTTCTGCGGCTCACGGGTGGTGCTCTACCCCATCGCCGACGCCCTGCATCTGGTGCACGGACCGATCGGCTGCGCCGTTTACACCTGGGACATCCGCGGCGCCCTGTCGTCCGGGCCGGAGCTGCACCGTCTGTCGTTTTCAACAGACCTCCAGGAACTGGATGTAGTCTTTGGCGGCGAGAAAAAGCTGGAAAAGGCCCTGAATGAACTGATTCCTCTCCATAAACCAAAGGCAGCCTTTGTCTACTCGACCTGCATTGTCGGCCTGATCGGCGACGATCTGGAGGCAGTCTGCAAAAAGGTTGGGGCGGTGCACGGTATCCCGGTACTGCCGGTACAGTCGAACGGCCTGAAAGGCAATAAACGGGCGGGCTATGAGGCGGCCTGCGATGCCATGGCGAGGCTTGTAGGAACAGGTGACATCACCGGCATCTCCAAACATTCGATCAATATCCTCGGCGACTTCAATCTGGCCGGGGAAATTTGGCTGATCCGCGAATATTTCGAGCGCATGGGCATTGAGGTGGTCGCCAATATCACCGGTGACGGCCGGGTGGACGACATCCGCCGCTGCCACGGCGCGGCACTAAACGTCGTCCAGTGTTCCGGGGCGACCATGGATCTCGCCAACCGGATGCAGAAGCGCTACGGCATCCCCTCGGTTCGGGTTTCTTACTTCGGCGTCGAGGACATGGCTGAGGCCCTGTATACCGTCGGCCGCCATTTTGGCGACCAGGAGATGCTCGAAAAAGCCCGGCAAATTGTCAAAAAGGAACTGGTGACACTCCTCCCCGAGCTTGCCAAGTACAAGAAGGCTTTGAGCGGGAAAAAGGCGGCAATTTATGTCGGCGGCGCCTTCAAGGCCTTCTCCCTCGTCAAGGCCTTTCGCCTCATCGGCATGGATGTGGTGATGGTCGGCTCACAAACCGGCACCAAAGAGGATTATTTGGAACTGGAGCAGATTACCGATCCGGGCACCATCATCGTTGACGACTCGAACCCCCTCGAACTCTCGGCATTTCTCCGGGAAAAAGACGTCGACCTCTTTGTCGGGGGCGTCAAGGAGCGGCCCATCGCCTACAAACTAGGGGTGGCTTTCTGCGACCACAACCATGAGCGCAAAGAAATGCTGGCCGGCTTCCAGGGCATGCTCAATTTCGCCCGTGAGGTCTACGGATCGGTCATGAGCCCGGTCTGGAAGTTCGTCCCACGAAGGCTGCCATTGCAGGATCAAGACGGTACCGAAGTGGCGAGCGAGCAGTGA
- a CDS encoding cyclic nucleotide-binding domain-containing protein, with protein sequence MDIDQERQQKIIVKTQKFLHTNERKRRLLRLQRGIAQLHNDRFAVLENSEFVEALIDYLPTEYQENSTNSIRKILDKIGSCACSTNKEQRERAVFILSVVAEKILHDNNDAEFLEIVSLHLVNWLQVETEYLSGFHFICLQLQTMLQNMLRLGLWYQTENLVIVLSQIQKGVIQKSDIIRKIICQVHADLADEAFLRKLVDVLLDKKEDRRDIAQCLLMNLGSKAAAVLVQTLIDCQDKEKRFALIEFIPTTGKVVVPVCDYCLKQNPPWYVVRNLIIIISRLADANLYEMVRPHLTHKDIRVQMQILNCITKLGGASMRDRLIEALAHISDELKTQVIVQLGNLGGKDVGNALCDLLEKRDQFAVHVRDELLLTICNKIKFEPSPRALKSVRQFLNQRKQQVDEGEKVLLAAEDALMSLELKMPQEAEAETEILPPVQQTVSPIEDDLFIVPVATEEEFDRLLQEKMTAMAQEKLIQPTVEPEARKVDKKQTAKKKAGKKIAEVADNDEMARHCQVWKRFYAAMTEEESKVFRAALQFRTYQPGEMIVARGNLQPSLHLFDTGAVRLVRNKAGEESYLRDLSAGDLIGSDIFLSGEPWNLSLYAGMEASGHVFNLEELLETQVDFPELADKIFSYCAGRDILLTLLRMQDTSYGSAREEVRLVKTGGQPQHAVILRKLQGGLGLCVPVKHTEKISRLQHWSLKCTLRLSSGQKHSVAAAVIGVVRSIGKSAEVVVFAQFEKLLGDALYKCESIEVTELA encoded by the coding sequence ATGGACATCGATCAGGAAAGGCAGCAGAAGATCATCGTCAAAACCCAGAAGTTCCTGCATACCAACGAACGGAAACGCAGGCTGCTCAGGCTCCAGCGGGGAATTGCCCAACTGCACAACGACCGGTTTGCTGTTCTTGAAAACAGCGAGTTCGTTGAGGCGCTCATCGACTATCTGCCCACCGAGTACCAAGAAAATTCCACCAATTCCATTCGTAAAATACTTGATAAAATAGGTAGTTGTGCGTGCTCGACCAATAAGGAGCAGCGAGAACGGGCGGTCTTTATTCTCTCAGTTGTTGCCGAAAAGATTTTGCATGACAATAACGATGCGGAATTCTTGGAAATCGTTTCTCTCCATTTGGTTAACTGGTTGCAGGTCGAGACTGAGTATCTTTCCGGTTTTCATTTTATTTGTCTGCAGCTGCAGACGATGTTGCAGAATATGCTTCGCCTGGGTCTCTGGTACCAGACGGAAAACCTTGTCATCGTCCTCTCCCAGATACAGAAAGGTGTTATCCAAAAATCTGATATCATTCGTAAAATAATCTGCCAAGTCCATGCCGACCTGGCCGACGAAGCCTTCTTGCGTAAACTGGTTGATGTCCTGCTCGACAAGAAAGAGGACCGGCGGGATATCGCCCAATGCCTGTTGATGAACCTCGGCAGCAAGGCGGCGGCTGTTCTGGTCCAGACCTTGATCGACTGCCAGGACAAGGAAAAGCGTTTTGCCCTCATCGAATTCATCCCCACCACCGGCAAGGTTGTCGTTCCGGTCTGTGACTACTGTCTGAAACAAAATCCCCCCTGGTATGTGGTCAGAAACCTGATTATCATCATTTCCCGCCTGGCCGATGCAAATCTTTATGAAATGGTACGGCCACACCTCACCCACAAGGACATCCGGGTGCAGATGCAGATCCTCAACTGCATCACCAAGCTTGGCGGGGCAAGCATGCGCGACCGGCTGATCGAGGCCTTGGCGCATATCAGCGATGAGTTGAAAACCCAGGTCATAGTCCAGCTCGGCAACCTCGGGGGCAAGGACGTCGGCAACGCCCTGTGTGATCTTCTTGAGAAGCGCGACCAGTTTGCCGTTCATGTCCGGGATGAACTGCTCCTGACCATCTGCAATAAGATCAAATTTGAACCGTCACCCCGGGCCTTGAAGTCGGTCCGACAATTCCTGAATCAGCGAAAACAGCAGGTCGATGAAGGCGAAAAGGTTTTGCTGGCGGCCGAAGACGCTTTGATGAGCCTTGAGTTGAAGATGCCCCAAGAGGCCGAGGCTGAGACTGAGATATTGCCGCCAGTCCAACAGACAGTCAGCCCCATAGAAGACGATCTGTTCATTGTGCCGGTGGCCACCGAAGAAGAGTTTGACCGGCTCTTGCAGGAAAAAATGACCGCCATGGCCCAGGAAAAGTTGATACAGCCGACAGTGGAGCCAGAGGCACGCAAGGTCGACAAAAAGCAAACAGCAAAGAAAAAGGCTGGGAAAAAGATCGCCGAGGTCGCGGACAACGATGAAATGGCCCGCCACTGTCAGGTATGGAAACGATTTTATGCAGCGATGACCGAAGAGGAAAGTAAGGTATTTCGCGCAGCCCTGCAATTCCGGACCTATCAGCCGGGCGAGATGATAGTCGCCCGGGGTAACCTGCAACCCTCCCTGCATCTGTTTGACACCGGTGCAGTCCGGCTGGTCAGGAACAAGGCCGGGGAGGAGTCCTACCTGCGGGACCTGAGCGCAGGTGATCTGATCGGCAGCGACATCTTTTTGTCCGGCGAACCCTGGAACCTTTCCCTGTATGCAGGAATGGAAGCGAGTGGTCATGTCTTCAATCTTGAGGAGCTCCTTGAGACCCAGGTCGACTTTCCAGAGCTTGCCGATAAAATTTTCAGTTACTGTGCCGGACGAGATATCCTCTTGACATTGCTGAGGATGCAGGATACTTCCTACGGATCTGCCCGGGAAGAGGTGCGGCTTGTCAAGACCGGTGGCCAGCCGCAGCATGCAGTGATCCTGCGAAAACTGCAAGGTGGGCTGGGCTTGTGTGTGCCTGTGAAACATACTGAAAAAATAAGCAGACTGCAGCACTGGTCCTTGAAGTGTACGCTGCGCCTGTCGTCCGGACAAAAGCATTCAGTGGCGGCGGCCGTTATCGGCGTCGTTCGCTCGATTGGCAAATCTGCGGAAGTAGTGGTTTTTGCCCAGTTCGAGAAACTGCTCGGCGACGCCCTCTATAAATGCGAGAGCATTGAGGTAACAGAATTGGCATAG
- a CDS encoding PilZ domain-containing protein — protein sequence MLQLENRRKSFRMPFVTNISCYIKEIDAEFQGMLRDISITGLYGEVDGPPLTAGWTCNLSITFTGDHSRLVVEGVCGKIVRSETQGVAIEFDKRLEWFILVPLFFQKISGKACSIPQEFHSHKMPVVTQEKGQQSDSLAKPHSITSLP from the coding sequence ATGCTCCAGCTGGAAAATCGCAGAAAGTCGTTCCGGATGCCTTTTGTGACGAACATTTCCTGTTATATCAAGGAAATTGATGCAGAATTTCAGGGAATGCTGCGCGATATCAGCATAACCGGACTTTATGGCGAGGTAGACGGACCGCCGCTGACCGCGGGCTGGACATGCAATCTGAGCATTACCTTTACCGGTGATCACAGCCGCCTGGTTGTCGAAGGTGTCTGTGGGAAAATTGTCCGGAGCGAAACACAAGGTGTGGCCATCGAATTTGACAAACGACTTGAATGGTTCATACTCGTTCCCCTTTTTTTCCAAAAGATCTCCGGCAAGGCCTGCAGTATTCCACAAGAGTTCCACAGCCATAAAATGCCGGTGGTAACTCAGGAGAAGGGGCAGCAAAGCGACAGTTTGGCCAAGCCTCATTCAATAACTTCTTTACCTTAA
- a CDS encoding radical SAM protein, with amino-acid sequence MNTLSQMYHLARTLLHFKRRAIVVPAMPLRLWIESSLICNLRCIMCPNKEITASQKGVMSFELFTKIIDEAKDFVHDINLHHRGEPLTNPNLGEMIAYAKKQGLKVRFHTNGTLLDEEKAKVILQAGPDLVSVSFDGFAKDVYEEVRAGARFETTVENILRFAELKKQRGQKAPYIVIERIDFAKYREQTEAGAIDELARRFTEAGVDEILVKEEYAWATDEAPLLAKEEMVNMCTFPWYAMVIGWDGTVTPCPQDYRGTLPLGNLAGQSIREVWNGTGYRALRSNLLEKNDQLTVCRRCDRLCRKNVSGVPLQYLVTFLADQFAGYGRMRRWIGTSERN; translated from the coding sequence ATGAATACCTTGTCCCAAATGTATCATTTGGCGCGTACGCTTTTACATTTTAAAAGACGTGCAATCGTCGTTCCGGCCATGCCTCTGCGTCTGTGGATCGAATCCAGTCTAATCTGCAATCTTCGCTGCATCATGTGCCCCAACAAGGAGATAACGGCCTCGCAAAAAGGCGTCATGAGCTTTGAGCTGTTTACCAAGATAATCGACGAGGCCAAAGATTTCGTCCACGACATCAACCTTCACCATCGCGGCGAACCTTTGACCAATCCCAATCTGGGGGAAATGATCGCCTATGCCAAGAAGCAGGGCCTGAAAGTCCGGTTTCACACCAACGGCACGCTCCTTGATGAGGAAAAGGCGAAGGTCATCCTCCAAGCCGGTCCCGACCTGGTTTCCGTGTCTTTCGACGGTTTTGCCAAGGACGTTTATGAGGAGGTCCGGGCTGGCGCACGGTTTGAAACAACCGTCGAAAATATCCTGCGTTTTGCCGAGCTGAAGAAACAGCGAGGCCAGAAGGCGCCGTATATTGTTATTGAACGGATTGATTTCGCCAAATATCGGGAACAGACCGAGGCAGGTGCCATAGACGAACTGGCCCGCCGGTTTACAGAGGCTGGTGTCGACGAAATCCTTGTCAAAGAAGAATATGCCTGGGCGACTGATGAGGCACCGCTCCTGGCAAAAGAAGAGATGGTTAATATGTGCACCTTCCCCTGGTATGCGATGGTAATTGGCTGGGACGGGACGGTAACGCCCTGCCCGCAGGATTATCGCGGCACCCTGCCTTTAGGCAATCTGGCCGGGCAATCAATTCGCGAGGTCTGGAACGGGACCGGGTATCGGGCCCTGCGCAGCAATTTGTTGGAGAAAAATGACCAGCTGACCGTCTGCCGCCGTTGCGACCGCCTGTGCCGGAAAAATGTCAGCGGCGTGCCGCTGCAATATCTTGTCACCTTCCTGGCCGATCAATTCGCCGGCTACGGCAGAATGCGGCGGTGGATTGGCACGAGCGAACGGAACTGA
- a CDS encoding nitrogenase translates to MSKMPSYTSTTNACKLCKPLGASIAFRGIEGCVPFLHGSQGCATYMRRYIISHFNEPIDIASSSLGEKNAIYGGGPNLKLGLKNVTSKYAPQLIGVATTCLTETIGDDVPMLLAEYRNEFGGSEMPLLVHVSTPSYSGTHMEGFHAAVKAVVEQLASDTIANGSINLLSGFISPADIRYLRGVCDDFGMATTILPDYSDTLDGPAENDYPLIPAGGTPLHAIKQMGGARATIELGATLPAESGGTVLLHRHATPLHRTGLPIGIRATDAFFALLSELSGRAVPAPHAAARGRLIDSMVDGHKYIFGKRAVIYGEEDLVVGLVSFLAEIGVQPVLCASGGKSGRFADAITAALAGLDCELPIVREDVDFFDIETLALELGIDLVIGHSKGYTFARKENLPLIRVGFPIHDRVGGQRILHLGYHGAQALFDLITNTVIDRKQSESPVGYSYM, encoded by the coding sequence ATGAGCAAAATGCCCAGCTACACATCAACCACCAACGCCTGCAAACTCTGCAAACCCCTCGGCGCCTCCATCGCCTTCCGGGGTATCGAGGGCTGCGTGCCCTTCCTGCACGGCTCCCAGGGCTGCGCCACCTATATGCGCCGGTACATCATCAGCCACTTCAATGAACCGATTGACATTGCCTCGTCGTCCCTTGGCGAAAAAAACGCTATCTACGGCGGTGGGCCGAATCTGAAACTCGGCCTGAAAAACGTCACCAGTAAATACGCCCCGCAGCTGATCGGCGTTGCCACCACCTGCCTGACGGAAACCATTGGCGACGATGTGCCGATGTTATTGGCCGAATACCGGAACGAATTCGGCGGTTCCGAGATGCCGCTTCTGGTCCACGTCTCGACCCCCAGCTATTCGGGAACCCATATGGAGGGCTTCCACGCCGCCGTCAAGGCAGTGGTCGAACAGCTGGCGAGTGACACGATTGCCAACGGATCTATCAACCTCCTCTCCGGCTTTATTTCGCCTGCGGACATCCGGTATCTGCGTGGGGTCTGCGATGATTTCGGCATGGCCACAACCATCCTCCCCGACTATTCCGACACCCTTGATGGCCCGGCGGAAAACGACTATCCGCTTATCCCGGCCGGCGGCACACCCCTTCACGCAATCAAGCAAATGGGCGGGGCGCGGGCAACGATCGAACTGGGGGCAACCCTGCCGGCGGAAAGCGGCGGCACCGTCCTCCTCCACCGCCACGCCACGCCGCTGCACCGCACCGGGCTGCCGATTGGCATCCGCGCGACCGATGCCTTCTTTGCCCTGCTGAGCGAGCTCTCCGGCAGAGCGGTTCCAGCTCCGCATGCGGCGGCCAGGGGCCGGTTGATCGACAGCATGGTCGACGGCCACAAATACATCTTCGGCAAACGGGCAGTGATCTACGGTGAGGAGGATCTGGTGGTGGGCCTTGTGTCGTTTCTCGCCGAGATCGGTGTGCAACCGGTGCTCTGCGCCTCCGGCGGCAAGAGCGGCCGATTTGCCGATGCAATAACCGCGGCCCTTGCAGGCCTTGACTGCGAGCTGCCGATCGTGCGTGAAGACGTCGATTTCTTTGATATCGAAACCCTCGCCTTGGAGCTTGGGATCGATCTGGTCATTGGCCACTCGAAGGGCTACACCTTTGCCCGCAAGGAAAACCTACCGCTCATCCGCGTCGGTTTTCCAATCCACGACCGGGTCGGCGGCCAGCGGATTCTCCACCTCGGGTATCACGGCGCCCAGGCCCTCTTCGACCTTATCACCAATACCGTTATCGACAGAAAACAAAGCGAGTCGCCGGTCGGCTACAGCTATATGTAA